The Pyricularia oryzae 70-15 chromosome 5, whole genome shotgun sequence genome includes a region encoding these proteins:
- a CDS encoding adenine phosphoribosyltransferase, which yields MSSTDPTTTGQTAQDASRQQPTAAASSSSELASAKITLYKVLRRFADFPIEGIVFIDIMPIFIDPKAHLALLRALELQVLSSFAPATAKPDVVVGLDARGFLFGPSLALKLDASFVPVRKKGKLPGPCVTATYEKEYGQDFFQMQEGAIKPGQKVLVVDDIIATGGSAAAAGELVKKLGGELMGYLFLLEIAPLKGREKLGGVPVVTLLEEADYPH from the exons ATGTCCTCCACCGATCCCACCACAACCGGCCAAACCGCCCAAGATGCCTCGCGACAGCagcccaccgccgccgcctcctcctcctccgaaCTCGCCAGTGCTAAGATAACCTTGTACAAGGTGCTGCGGCGCTTTGCCGACTTCCCCATCGAGGGCATCGTCTTTATTGACATTATGCCCATCTTTATCGACCCGAAAGCCCACCTCGCCCTCCTCCGCGCCCTCGAGCTTCAGGTCCTTTCGTCCTTTGCACCCGCTACCGCCAAGCccgacgtcgtcgtcggtcTCGATGCGCGCGGCTTCCTGTTCGGCCCCTCGCTGGCCCTGAAGCTCGACGCTTCCTTTGTGCCCGTCCGCAAAAAGGGCAAGCTGCCCGGGCCCTGCGTCACGGCTACATACGAGAAGGAGTATGGCCAGGACTTTTTCCAGATGCAGGAGGGTGCCATCAAGCCAGGACAAAAGGTTCTGGTCGTGGACGACATCATTGCAACTG GTGgctcggctgctgctgctggtgagcTTGTCAAGAAGCTTGGCGGCGAGCTCATGGGCTACTTGTTCCTCCTCGAGATTGCACCTCTCAAGGGAAGGGAAAAGCTCGGTGGCGTCCCCGTAGTCACTTTGCTCGAGGAGGCCGACTATCCCCACTAA
- a CDS encoding peroxisomal biogenesis factor 2, producing MTSSNSTFAQAQARLAARRQERETEARARVAAAQSASRLRTQLATSSSPLLRGFGSSALAFWDAATSREGTRPAFRVGQVDAELLDEELLGQLRSQVSEGLRYLGGGGGGSRLGDDWAPEILLALRAVLFKLTIWDHDATYGAALQNLKYTDARNTGSVPVPPSRLQKALYGTVTVCGKYVWTKWEDWLIDQDNGAYDSQQARPVVQRLSRLTELASNIHAAGALVSFMAFLINGRYRTLLDRILRMRLAPPTSQVSREVSFEYLNRQLVWHAFTEFLLFVLPLVGINRWRKWITRTWRRTKDAITAGTGGEGEEGGEKKGEFAFLPERTCAICYQDQNSGANTEEEILAAAAASSGVIGSAQTDITNPYETLPCGCIYCFVCLATRLEREEGDGWVCLRCGEIVKECKPWSGDVLEPKSSNKRSPGAKAVTFVDDVVVVDDMPRDTMSVSDKVDASEETGPRSGEEARYRESDSSSDDGGSEAYEEEEDELGEDLRQ from the coding sequence ATGACGAGCTCAAACTCAACCTTCGCTCAGGCGCAAGCCCGCCTCGCCGCCCGCCGACAAGAGCGCGAAACCGAAGCCAGAGCCCGAGTCGCAGCGGCACAGTCCGCATCTCGCTTGCGTACACAACTAGCCACATCCTCAtcgccgctgctgcgcgGTTTTGGCAGCTCGGCGCTCGCATTCTGGGACGCTGCCACATCTCGCGAAGGCACCAGGCCGGCTTTCCGCGTGGGCCAGGTCGACGCCGAGTTACTGGACGAAGAGCTCCTGGGCCAACTGCGTTCACAGGTCAGCGAGGGCCTGCGATatcttggcggcggcggtggtggcagcAGGTTGGGAGACGACTGGGCTCCCGAGATACTGCTAGCCCTGCGCGCGGTGCTATTTAAGCTTACGATATGGGACCACGACGCGACCTACGGCGCTGCGCTGCAGAACTTGAAGTACACAGACGCGAGGAATACAGGCTCGGTTCCAGTGCCACCATCCCGACTGCAAAAGGCCCTCTACGGCACTGTGACTGTTTGCGGCAAATATGTGTGGACTAAGTGGGAAGACTGGCTCATCGATCAAGACAACGGTGCTTACGACAGCCAGCAAGCAAGACCAGTTGTACAGCGGCTGTCTCGGTTGACAGAACTGGCTTCTAACATACATGCAGCGGGTGCCCTTGTGTCATTCATGGCTTTTCTTATCAATGGGCGATATCGGACGTTGCTGGATAGAATACTACGGATGCGGCTTGCGCCACCTACAAGTCAGGTCAGCCGTGAGGTTTCGTTCGAATATCTCAACCGGCAACTAGTGTGGCACGCCTTTACCGAGTTTCTGCTATTTGTCCTTCCCCTCGTCGGCATAAATCGGTGGCGCAAGTGGATCACACGGACCTGGCGGCGCACCAAGGATGCCATCACCGCAGGCACAGgtggcgagggcgaggaaGGCGGCGAGAAGAAGGGCGAGTTTGCGTTCCTGCCAGAGCGCACGTGCGCCATTTGCTACCAGGACCAGAACTCGGGTGCTAATACCGAGGAAGAGATACttgcggcagcggcagcatcaAGCGGCGTGATCGGCTCCGCCCAAACAGACATCACAAATCCATACGAGACACTACCATGCGGTTGTATATACTGCTTCGTATGCCTGGCCACGCGCCTGGAACGAGAGGAAGGTGACGGCTGGGTCTGTCTCCGATGCGGAGAGATTGTCAAAGAGTGCAAGCCCTGGAGTGGGGACGTGCTGGAGCCGAAATCATCAAACAAAAGATCACCAGGTGCAAAGGCAGTTACCTTTGTAGACGATGTGGTTGTGGTAGACGACATGCCAAGAGACACAATGTCTGTCTCTGACAAGGTTGATGCGTCAGAAGAAACCGGACCAAGGAGTGGAGAGGAGGCCAGATATCGCGAAAGCGACAGCAGCTCGGATGATGGAGGCTCAGAGGCCTATGAAGAGGAGGAAGATGAGCTGGGCGAAGACTTGCGCCAGTAG
- a CDS encoding glucan 1,3-beta-glucosidase — protein sequence MRLLNTSSLLLAVLMWVGVSAYWLGDLPNQGVAPFAGAGYTVRRNVRDFGARGDGVTDDTAAINAALQAGNRCNIGCASTTTTPALVYFPAGTYLISTSLLPPYFTMMIGDASNPPILKATSNFQGFGLIDANPYQSTGDLNWISVNNFYKQIRNFVIDTTNIPPQTPATGVHWPTSQATSMENVEFRMPTTPGVVHVGLFIESGSGGFLSDLTFIGGATGASMGNQQYTMRNLIFKNCDVAIIHLWDWGWTYFGLQIENARIGIDMSSLTGTGSQNVGSLTLIDSTMTNVATGIKTAFSSNSQPPTAGSVILENVQLNNVPVAVTAAQGTVLTGSTGSTTITGWGQGHRYVPNGPNRWQGAITPVPRPASMLSGSRWYTKAKPQYETLPVSSFITARSVGARGDGSTDDTNALQNAINTAQQQGRVLWIDHGIYRVTGTITIPAGSKIVGESFPVIMSSGSFFADMNNPRPVVQVGATSGTVGRVELSDFMVSTQGAQAGATLIEWNLASNGEPSGMWDVHTRVGGFTGSNLQVAQCLKTPSSSAVNANCIAAYMGMHVTKGASGLYMENVWIWTADHDIDDPNLTQTTIYAGRGLLVESTAGNIWLMGTASEHFVLYQYQFLNTQNIVGAQFQTETPYYQPMPQATSPFPPVSAISDPDFAVSCRGIAGNCANAWGVRYIGSHDIAVYGSGQYSFFNNYSTTCSTVEAGENCQSRIVELQGPVSNINIYNLNTIGSLSMIDRDGTSLARWSDNINTFAQTIAMFKSN from the exons ATGCGTCTTCTCAATACATCGTCACTGCTACTGGCAGTGCTCATGTGGGTAGGAGTGAGCGCCTACTGGCTTGGTGATCTTCCCA ATCAGGGCGTTGCCCCATTTGCTGGGGCAGGCTACACTGTCCGAAGAAATGTTCGCGATTTCGGAGCTCGAG GTGATGGAGTTACGGATGATACCGCTGCAATCAACGCAGCTCTCCAAGCTGGGAATAG GTGCAACATTGGATGTGCTTCCACAACGACCACGCCAGCCCTCGTCTACTTCCCGGCAGGCACTTACTTGATCTCTACATCTCTTCTGCCTCCTTACTTTACCATGATGATCGGAGATGCCTCCAACCCCCCTATACTGAAG gCAACTTCCAACTTCCAAGGGTTTGGGCTTATCGACGCGAACCCATACCAAAGCACCGGGGACCTTAACTGGATATCAGTCAACAACTTCTATAAGCAAA TCCGCAACTTCGTGATTGACACGACAAACATCCCACCTCAGACTCCGGCCACTGGAGTTCACTGGCCTACGTCGCAGGCCACTAGCATGGAGAATGTTGAATTCCGCATGCCAACAACTCCCGGTGTCGTCCATGTAGGACT TTTTATCGAGTCTGGGTCTGGCGGTTTCTTGAGCGACTTAACCTTCATTGGTGGTGCTACGGGCGCCAGCATGGGCAACCAGCAATACACCATGAGGAACCTGATCTTCAAAAACTGCGATGTTG CAATCATCCACCTTTGGGACTG GGGTTGGACTTATTTTGGGCTCCAGATC GAAAATGCACGGATTGGCATCGACATGTCATCGTTGACGGGCACCGGCTCTCAAAATGTTGGCTCGTTGACTTTGATTGACAGCACCATGACAAACG TCGCGACTGGTATCAAAACCGCTTTCTCTTCAAActctcaaccgccgacagcTGGCAGCGTAATCCTTGAGAATGTCCAGCTCAACAACGTACCGGTCGCCGTCACTGCCGCACAGGGTACCGTTCTCACTGGCTCAACCGGGTCGACAACAATCACCGGATGGGGCCAAGGCCACCGCTATGTTCCCAATGGACCCAACAGATGGCAAGGTGCCATCACTCCAGTCCCTCGCCCGGCATCAATGCTTTCTGGATCTAGGTGGTACACCAAGGCGAAGCCCCAATACGAGACTCTTCCGGTATCGTCCTTCATCACCGCCCGCTCGGTTGGTGCCAGAGGTGACGGCAGTACCGACGACACCAATGCTCTGCAGAACGCCATCAACACTGCCCAGCAGCAGGGCCGTGTTCTGTGGATCGACCATGGAATTTACCGAGTGACTGGCACCATCACGATCCCGGCTGGCTCCAAGATTGTTGGCGAGAGTTTCCCCGTGATTATGAGCTCGGGTTCATTCTTCGCCGACATGAATAACCCCCGACCGGTCGTTCAAGTTGGTGCGACGAGCGGAACCGTGGGGCGCGTTGAGCTTTCAGACTTTATGGTATCGACGCAGGGTGCCCAGGCTGGAGCTACTCTGATTGAGTGGAACTTGGCCTCGAACGGAGAGCCCAGCGGCATGTGGGATGTGCACACCCGCGTTGGTGGCTTCACTGGTAGCAACCTCCAGGTCGCCCAATGCCTCAAGACGCCAAGCTCGTCGGCCGTCAACGCCAATTGTATTGCGGCCTACATGGGCATGCACGTCACCAAGGGCGCCAGCGGTCTATACATGGAGAATGTTTGGATTTGGACCGCAGA CCACGACATCGACGACCCCAATCTGACGCAGACCACCATCTATGCTGGCCGTGGTCTGCTCGTCGAGAGCACCGCCGGAAACATCTGGCTGATGGGCACCGCTTCTGAACACTTTGTGCTCTACCAGTACCAGTTCTTGAACACCCAAAACATCGTTGGTGCGCAGTTCCAGACCGAGACTCCATACTACCAACCGATGCCCCAGGCCACGAGCCCCTTCCCGCCCGTATCAGCAATCAGCGACCCCGACTTTGCCGTCTCCTGCCGCGGAATTGCCGGAAACTGCGCCAACGCTTGGGGTGTCCGCTACATCGGCTCTCATGACATTGCCGTCTACGGGTCCGGACAGTATTCGTTCTTCAACAACTACAGCACGACgtgctccactgtcgaggCCGGCGAGAACTGTCAGTCGAGGATCGTAGAGTTGCAGGGTCCGGTTTCCAACATCAACATCTACAACCTCAACACCATCGGATCTCTGAGCATGATCGACAGGGATGGGACGTCACTGGCGAGGTGGTCGGACAATATCAACACCTTTGCTCAGACGATTGCCATGTTCAAATCCAACTGA